In Hymenobacter sublimis, a single genomic region encodes these proteins:
- the murD gene encoding UDP-N-acetylmuramoyl-L-alanine--D-glutamate ligase, translating to MHYVILGAAESGVGAALLAQAKGHTVFVSDRGAIQPRYQEKLSQAGIRFEENQHTLEEVLKADEVVKSPGIPEKAPVIQALRAQGTPIISEIELAGRYTRAQCICITGTNGKTTTTLLTHHLLKEAGLNVGLAGNVGYSLAEQVVENAHDYYVVELSSFQLDDTYEFQPWVSVLLNITPDHLDRYGYSLESYAQAKLRITQSQDSEQYFIYNADDENIQRYFPAALRPVIQLPFSLHRRPDFQLAGYYTREDCLCTNLVPGMGLDGEEVSVASSPLIGQHNRQNMLAAVLCARIAGLTAEQIEAGLGTFRNADHRLQPVGEIGGVKFINDSKATNVEAAWYALDGIRQPIIWIAGGTDKGNDYSSLIPLAASRVKALVCLGVNNEKLKTSFGEVVPHVEETQSVVTAVRRAAALAAPGDVVLLSPACASFDLFRNYEDRGRQFAAAVSGLQHAQSAPEATE from the coding sequence ATGCACTATGTTATTCTCGGCGCTGCGGAAAGTGGGGTAGGGGCCGCGCTGCTGGCTCAAGCCAAAGGCCACACCGTGTTTGTGTCGGATCGAGGTGCCATTCAGCCGCGCTACCAGGAGAAGCTAAGCCAGGCCGGCATCCGGTTTGAGGAAAACCAGCACACGCTGGAGGAAGTATTGAAGGCAGATGAAGTAGTGAAGAGTCCCGGCATTCCGGAAAAGGCTCCCGTCATCCAGGCCCTGCGCGCCCAGGGCACGCCCATCATTTCGGAAATTGAGCTGGCTGGCCGCTACACCCGGGCCCAGTGCATCTGCATTACCGGCACCAACGGCAAAACCACTACCACCCTGCTCACCCACCATTTGCTGAAGGAAGCCGGCCTGAACGTGGGGCTGGCGGGCAACGTGGGCTACTCCCTGGCCGAGCAGGTAGTAGAAAATGCCCACGACTACTACGTGGTGGAACTCAGCTCCTTTCAGCTCGATGATACCTACGAGTTTCAGCCTTGGGTTTCGGTGCTGCTCAATATTACCCCCGACCACCTCGACCGGTACGGTTACTCCCTGGAAAGCTACGCCCAAGCCAAGCTGCGCATTACCCAAAGCCAGGACAGTGAGCAGTACTTTATCTATAACGCCGACGACGAGAACATTCAGCGCTACTTCCCGGCGGCGCTTCGTCCCGTTATTCAGTTGCCCTTCAGCCTGCACCGCCGTCCCGATTTTCAACTGGCTGGCTACTACACCCGCGAAGACTGCCTCTGCACGAACCTGGTACCCGGCATGGGCTTGGATGGGGAAGAAGTAAGCGTGGCCAGCTCACCCCTGATTGGGCAGCATAATCGCCAGAACATGCTAGCCGCCGTGCTCTGCGCCCGCATTGCCGGGCTAACGGCGGAGCAGATTGAAGCTGGCCTGGGAACGTTCCGGAATGCCGACCACCGCCTGCAGCCCGTGGGCGAAATTGGTGGTGTCAAGTTCATCAACGACAGCAAGGCCACCAACGTGGAAGCCGCCTGGTACGCCCTCGACGGCATCCGGCAGCCCATCATCTGGATTGCCGGCGGCACAGACAAAGGCAACGATTACTCCAGCTTAATTCCGCTGGCTGCTTCCCGCGTGAAAGCCCTGGTGTGCTTAGGAGTTAATAATGAAAAGTTGAAAACCAGCTTCGGCGAAGTAGTGCCACACGTGGAAGAAACGCAGAGCGTCGTCACGGCGGTCCGGCGGGCTGCCGCGCTGGCTGCTCCCGGCGACGTGGTGCTACTGTCCCCGGCCTGTGCCTCCTTCGACCTGTTCCGCAACTATGAGGACCGGGGGCGGCAGTTCGCGGCGGCCGTAAGCGGGCTGCAACACGCGCAATCTGCCCCAGAAGCCACTGAGTAG
- a CDS encoding FtsW/RodA/SpoVE family cell cycle protein, translated as MEPITNWLRQNLKGDPVLWGIVLLFSFISIAVVYSATGTLAYKKMGGNTEYFLFKHTSLIFVGLFFMWLAHRIDYRYYSRLSLYALLISVPLLLFTYFFGGTTFNDASRWLTIPIINQTFQPSDLAKLALISHLASMLSRRQQHVDDFKTTLLPVMLWVGAICGLIIMSNASTALLLFATCLLLMFIGRVPLKQMAVMVVIGIVVGGVGLTAGQRYKTVISRIENFTDKSKPVPFQLEHAYIAEATGGLFGKGPGKSTERNIMPHPYSDFIYAIIIEEYGLFGGAIVLFLYLAFLYRGLKTVINSYGAFGGLLSAGLSFSLVLQAMVNMGVAVGLGPITGLPLPLLSMGGTSLIFTGISIGIILAVSRGEREIRPMVGEPEDTARIPRVSQYA; from the coding sequence ATGGAACCTATTACCAATTGGCTTCGGCAAAACTTGAAGGGTGACCCCGTGCTGTGGGGCATCGTGTTGCTGTTCTCCTTTATTTCTATTGCGGTGGTGTACTCGGCTACGGGTACGCTGGCCTACAAGAAAATGGGTGGCAACACGGAGTATTTTCTATTTAAGCACACCAGCCTGATTTTTGTGGGCCTGTTTTTCATGTGGCTGGCCCACCGCATTGATTACCGCTACTATTCGCGCCTGTCGCTCTACGCCCTGCTCATTTCGGTACCGCTGCTGTTGTTTACCTACTTCTTCGGCGGCACCACCTTCAACGATGCCTCGCGCTGGCTCACGATTCCCATTATTAATCAAACCTTCCAGCCCTCCGACTTAGCCAAGCTAGCCCTGATTTCGCACTTGGCGTCAATGCTCAGTCGCCGCCAGCAGCACGTCGATGACTTTAAGACGACGCTACTGCCCGTAATGCTCTGGGTAGGAGCTATCTGCGGTCTAATTATTATGTCGAATGCCTCTACGGCCCTGCTCTTGTTTGCTACCTGCCTGCTGCTGATGTTCATTGGCCGGGTGCCGCTTAAGCAAATGGCAGTAATGGTAGTTATTGGCATTGTAGTCGGTGGAGTAGGGCTAACGGCCGGACAGCGCTACAAAACGGTTATTTCTCGCATCGAGAACTTCACCGATAAGAGCAAGCCGGTGCCGTTCCAGCTGGAGCACGCCTATATTGCCGAAGCCACGGGCGGCCTGTTCGGTAAAGGCCCCGGCAAGAGCACGGAGCGCAACATCATGCCCCACCCGTACTCCGACTTTATCTATGCCATCATCATTGAAGAGTACGGCCTATTTGGCGGGGCCATTGTGCTGTTTCTCTACCTCGCCTTCCTGTACCGCGGGCTGAAAACGGTAATAAATAGCTACGGCGCTTTTGGTGGGCTGCTGTCAGCAGGCTTGAGTTTTAGCCTAGTGTTACAGGCCATGGTGAATATGGGCGTGGCCGTGGGGCTAGGTCCCATTACCGGCCTGCCGCTACCCCTGTTGAGCATGGGCGGCACCTCCCTAATTTTCACCGGTATCAGCATCGGGATTATTCTGGCCGTAAGCCGCGGGGAGCGGGAAATCCGCCCGATGGTGGGCGAGCCCGAAGATACTGCCCGCATCCCCCGGGTATCTCAATACGCATAA
- the murG gene encoding undecaprenyldiphospho-muramoylpentapeptide beta-N-acetylglucosaminyltransferase, with product MKLIISGGGTGGHIFPAVAIANEVRRRHPEAEILFVGANGRMEMTRVPEAGYEIVGLDITGLQRRLSPQNLLFPIRVMRAVRKAGKLIEKFRPDAVVGVGGYASAPVLLAATSRGIPALIQEQNSYAGLVNKLLARRVERICVAYPGMEKFFPAEKMVLTGNPVRTEIADGQRAEALSFFGLAPDRPVVLVIGGSLGARTLNQATAAALPRLREAGVQLLWQTGKAYFPEAQQQAAPFASHNLQALEFVRRMDLAYAAADVVISRAGALSVSELCLTGKPSILVPSPNVAEDHQTKNALALVQRNAALLVTDAEAPVRLYDEAFVLLADPNRLAELSRNAHQMAYPRATTTIVDELLTLIHPRKNS from the coding sequence ATGAAGTTAATTATCAGCGGCGGCGGTACTGGCGGCCACATTTTTCCGGCCGTAGCCATTGCCAACGAAGTGCGCCGTCGGCATCCGGAAGCAGAAATCCTGTTTGTGGGCGCCAACGGCCGCATGGAAATGACGCGGGTGCCCGAGGCCGGCTATGAAATCGTAGGGCTGGACATTACCGGCTTGCAGCGGCGCCTCTCGCCCCAGAATCTGCTATTTCCCATCCGGGTAATGCGCGCCGTGCGCAAAGCCGGCAAGCTGATTGAAAAGTTTCGGCCCGATGCCGTGGTAGGGGTAGGGGGCTATGCCTCGGCCCCGGTGCTGCTGGCTGCTACTTCCCGCGGCATCCCTGCCCTTATTCAGGAGCAAAATTCGTACGCGGGCCTTGTCAATAAACTGCTGGCCCGGCGGGTAGAGCGTATTTGCGTGGCGTATCCGGGCATGGAGAAGTTCTTTCCAGCTGAAAAAATGGTGCTAACCGGCAACCCCGTGCGCACCGAAATTGCGGACGGGCAACGGGCCGAGGCCCTATCGTTTTTTGGCCTGGCTCCCGACCGGCCCGTGGTGCTGGTCATAGGAGGGAGCTTAGGCGCCCGTACGCTCAACCAGGCCACGGCCGCAGCGTTGCCACGGCTCCGGGAAGCTGGCGTGCAACTGCTCTGGCAAACCGGCAAGGCGTACTTTCCAGAGGCCCAGCAGCAGGCCGCCCCTTTTGCCAGTCACAACCTGCAGGCCCTGGAGTTTGTGCGCCGCATGGACTTAGCTTACGCCGCAGCCGATGTGGTAATTAGCCGAGCTGGGGCGCTTTCCGTGTCGGAGCTGTGCCTCACGGGCAAGCCTAGCATCTTGGTTCCTTCGCCCAACGTGGCCGAGGACCACCAGACCAAGAACGCGCTGGCCCTGGTGCAGCGCAACGCGGCTCTGCTGGTAACCGACGCGGAAGCCCCGGTGCGGCTCTATGACGAAGCCTTCGTGCTGCTAGCCGACCCCAACCGCTTAGCTGAGCTAAGCCGGAACGCCCACCAGATGGCCTACCCCCGCGCTACCACTACTATTGTAGATGAATTGCTGACGCTGATCCATCCGCGCAAAAACTCCTAA
- the murC gene encoding UDP-N-acetylmuramate--L-alanine ligase: MNPVAAFPHVFFLGIGGIGMSALARWFKANGHSVSGYDKTVTPLTEALTAEGIAVHYEDAVANIPAQVRENRAQVLVILTPAIPKDHQEWAWLREQGYDIRKRSQVLGLLTQGRPTIAVAGTHGKTTTSSMVAHLLHHAGVPCAAFLGGIAVNLGSNLLLPPATAPAETTPVVVEADEYDRSFLTLFPTVAIITSTDADHLDIYGHQEALIESFRQFVGQIQPGGTLIINHTADPSVAAAAPAGVRVVRYGLSPEQGPELYASHITAQGHTFRFALHGPQGAVDALELAVPGHHNVENMLAAACVAQAYDLTSEQLRAAVAAYRGVKRRFEFIVTAGSPEQPHVYVDDYAHHPREIEAFLRSLRTLYPGRRLRVIFQPHLFSRTRDFAPGFAESLSLADEVVLLDIYPARELPMPGVTSELILSQITATEKSLQTKEEILRNAETNADFDVLATVGAGDIDQLVPRLKNILNIRWNGAEA, translated from the coding sequence GTGAATCCGGTAGCAGCATTTCCCCACGTCTTCTTCCTCGGCATCGGTGGCATTGGTATGTCGGCCCTGGCCCGCTGGTTTAAAGCCAATGGCCACTCCGTAAGCGGCTACGACAAAACCGTAACGCCCCTAACCGAAGCCCTGACTGCGGAAGGCATTGCGGTGCATTACGAGGATGCCGTGGCCAATATTCCCGCTCAGGTGCGGGAAAACCGCGCGCAGGTGCTCGTAATTCTTACCCCCGCTATTCCCAAAGATCATCAGGAATGGGCCTGGCTTCGGGAACAGGGCTACGATATCCGCAAGCGCAGCCAAGTGCTAGGGCTTCTCACTCAGGGGCGCCCCACCATTGCCGTAGCAGGCACGCACGGCAAAACGACAACTAGCAGCATGGTGGCCCACTTGCTTCACCACGCTGGGGTGCCTTGCGCAGCTTTCCTGGGCGGTATTGCCGTGAACTTGGGTTCTAACCTACTACTGCCCCCAGCCACCGCGCCGGCCGAAACGACGCCCGTGGTGGTGGAAGCCGATGAGTACGACCGGAGCTTCCTGACCCTATTCCCCACGGTGGCCATCATCACGAGCACCGATGCCGACCACCTCGATATTTATGGGCACCAAGAAGCCTTGATAGAGTCGTTTCGGCAGTTTGTGGGACAGATTCAGCCCGGTGGGACCCTGATTATCAACCATACTGCCGACCCGAGTGTAGCGGCGGCGGCTCCAGCCGGCGTGCGGGTAGTCCGCTACGGTCTTTCGCCCGAGCAAGGCCCGGAGCTGTACGCCAGCCATATCACGGCGCAAGGCCACACGTTTCGCTTTGCCCTGCACGGTCCGCAAGGAGCCGTTGACGCGCTGGAGCTGGCCGTACCAGGGCACCACAACGTCGAGAATATGCTGGCTGCCGCCTGTGTAGCGCAAGCGTATGATCTTACTTCGGAGCAGTTACGCGCGGCCGTAGCGGCCTACCGGGGTGTGAAACGCCGCTTTGAGTTCATCGTGACGGCCGGCAGCCCCGAGCAACCCCACGTGTACGTGGACGATTATGCCCACCACCCACGCGAAATCGAGGCCTTTCTTCGTTCCCTCCGAACCCTGTACCCCGGTCGTCGGCTGCGGGTAATATTCCAGCCTCACCTGTTCAGCCGTACCCGCGACTTCGCCCCCGGATTCGCTGAGAGTCTGAGCCTTGCCGATGAGGTAGTACTGCTCGACATCTACCCGGCCCGGGAGTTGCCCATGCCCGGCGTTACGTCGGAGTTGATATTATCCCAAATTACTGCAACCGAAAAATCGCTGCAGACCAAAGAAGAAATTTTGCGGAACGCCGAAACCAATGCCGATTTTGACGTATTAGCCACAGTCGGGGCCGGAGATATTGATCAGTTGGTGCCTAGATTAAAGAATATTTTGAATATTCGTTGGAATGGAGCTGAAGCGTAA
- a CDS encoding cell division protein FtsQ/DivIB, translating to MELKRKANNLLFATACLLLLVGLGAFAAVRQAHRPVGGIIVSISNEFNNFFISEREVASLLSRHGEDQLEGADPADVDLKDLEARLKAHSFVKEAQVYRDLAGNLHADVRQNRPIARLVHSDSRQDSYLDADGHRLPLSPLFTARVVPISRLNGQPLAASFFQDSTGQRYLEFLRYIDEKPFWRAQVAEVFVGANGKLSFTQQVGDQRIEFGFPENISEKFAKLMVFYRQIPPVLGWDTYHRVNVEFKDQIICE from the coding sequence ATGGAGCTGAAGCGTAAAGCCAATAACCTGCTATTTGCCACAGCCTGCCTGCTACTGCTGGTTGGCCTGGGTGCGTTTGCCGCCGTGCGGCAGGCCCACCGGCCCGTGGGCGGGATTATCGTGTCCATTAGCAACGAGTTTAACAACTTCTTTATCAGTGAGCGAGAAGTAGCCAGTTTGCTTTCCCGGCACGGCGAGGACCAACTGGAAGGTGCTGACCCCGCCGACGTTGACTTGAAAGACCTAGAGGCCCGCCTGAAAGCGCACAGCTTCGTTAAGGAAGCCCAGGTGTACCGCGACCTAGCCGGCAATCTGCACGCCGATGTGCGCCAGAACCGCCCGATTGCTCGCCTCGTGCACAGTGACTCTCGGCAGGACAGCTACCTGGATGCCGATGGTCACCGCCTACCCCTGTCCCCGTTGTTTACGGCGCGGGTAGTACCCATTTCCCGGTTGAACGGCCAGCCGCTGGCCGCTAGCTTTTTCCAGGATAGTACGGGCCAGCGCTACCTGGAATTTCTGCGCTACATCGATGAAAAACCGTTTTGGCGTGCCCAGGTAGCGGAGGTATTTGTGGGGGCTAACGGAAAGCTCTCCTTTACCCAGCAAGTAGGCGACCAACGTATTGAATTTGGCTTTCCTGAGAATATTTCAGAAAAATTTGCGAAACTGATGGTATTTTACCGTCAAATTCCACCTGTCCTCGGCTGGGATACCTACCATCGGGTCAATGTCGAGTTCAAGGATCAGATCATCTGCGAATAA
- the ftsA gene encoding cell division protein FtsA, translated as MQHDKIVVGLDIGTTKICALVGRKNEFGKLEILGMGKAVSEGVVRGIVSNIDKTVDAIKKAIRQAEEQSGINIGVVNVGIAGQHIKSLQHNGSITRASADNEITLDDVNRLTNDMYRLVTPPGSEIIHVMPQDYKVDYEEGILDPVGMSGVRLEGNFHIITAQSTAINNINKCVTKAGLEIDNLILEPLASSMSVLSDEEKEAGVALIDIGGGTTDLAIFKDGIIRHAAVLPFGGNIITSDIKQGCLVMQNQAEQLKVKFGKAIAEEASEYEIVSIPGLRDRAPKEISLKNLAYIIEARMEEIIELVYAEIQRLGFQDKLAAGIVLTGGGSQLQNLVQLAEYVTGMDTRIGYPNEHLGKSKIEAVKSPMYATTVGLVLAGYRSIDDRVAQRGYEEPEQNYYRTPAPEVRPTPAPAPQPVAQQPAPQPAPQPTPEQAKKSSGAGDFFQKIISRTKGLLIDDFDDKQY; from the coding sequence ATGCAACACGATAAGATTGTAGTCGGCCTCGACATCGGCACTACCAAAATCTGCGCCCTCGTGGGGCGCAAGAACGAGTTTGGCAAGCTCGAAATTTTGGGCATGGGTAAAGCCGTGTCGGAGGGCGTTGTGCGGGGTATCGTATCGAACATTGACAAGACGGTAGATGCCATTAAAAAGGCAATCCGCCAGGCGGAGGAACAGTCGGGTATCAATATTGGGGTAGTAAACGTGGGCATTGCAGGCCAGCACATCAAGAGCCTGCAGCACAACGGTAGCATCACCCGGGCTTCGGCCGACAATGAAATTACGCTGGACGACGTCAACCGACTGACCAACGATATGTACCGGCTGGTAACTCCTCCCGGCTCTGAAATCATCCACGTAATGCCGCAAGACTACAAGGTGGATTACGAGGAGGGCATTCTGGATCCGGTGGGCATGTCGGGCGTGCGGCTGGAGGGTAACTTCCACATCATCACGGCCCAGAGTACGGCTATCAATAACATCAACAAGTGCGTCACGAAGGCGGGTCTGGAAATCGATAACCTCATCTTGGAGCCGCTGGCATCCAGCATGTCGGTGCTGAGCGACGAGGAAAAGGAAGCTGGTGTGGCCCTGATTGACATCGGTGGCGGCACTACGGACCTGGCTATCTTTAAGGATGGCATCATTCGGCACGCGGCCGTGCTGCCCTTCGGTGGCAACATCATCACTTCTGACATCAAACAGGGTTGCTTGGTTATGCAAAACCAGGCCGAGCAGCTGAAGGTGAAGTTCGGCAAAGCTATTGCCGAAGAAGCCTCGGAGTACGAAATCGTAAGCATCCCTGGTCTGCGTGACCGGGCGCCCAAGGAAATTTCCCTAAAAAACCTAGCCTACATTATTGAGGCGCGGATGGAGGAAATCATTGAGCTAGTGTACGCCGAAATTCAGCGCCTGGGCTTCCAGGACAAGCTGGCTGCGGGCATCGTGCTGACCGGCGGCGGCTCCCAACTTCAGAACCTGGTGCAGCTGGCGGAGTACGTAACGGGTATGGACACTCGCATCGGCTACCCCAACGAGCATCTGGGCAAGAGCAAGATTGAGGCCGTTAAGTCGCCGATGTACGCTACCACAGTGGGCCTCGTGCTGGCCGGCTACCGCTCCATCGATGACCGGGTAGCCCAGCGCGGCTACGAAGAGCCCGAACAAAATTACTACCGGACGCCGGCGCCGGAGGTTCGCCCTACGCCGGCCCCAGCGCCCCAGCCAGTTGCCCAGCAGCCGGCGCCTCAACCCGCTCCGCAGCCTACGCCGGAGCAAGCCAAAAAATCGTCGGGTGCCGGCGACTTTTTCCAGAAGATCATCAGCCGCACCAAAGGGCTGCTCATTGATGACTTCGACGACAAGCAATATTAG
- the ftsZ gene encoding cell division protein FtsZ — MNFTFDIPAQSKSIIKVIGVGGGGSNAVNHMFSQGIKDVEFVICNTDKQALASSTVPNRLQIGADLTEGLGAGANPERGKQAAIESREQIRELLSNGTKMVFITAGMGGGTGTGAAPVIAKVAKELGILTVGIVTAPFMFEGKKKRQQAEHGIKELSDNCDTVLVILNDKLREIYGNLPIRSAFAKADNVLSTAAKSIAEIITVTADVNVDFEDVKTVMKDSGAAVMGSSITEGENRAKRSAEEALASPLLNNTDIHGAQKILLSIMSGDQAELEMDELTEITEYIQDKAGQNAEVIFGHGIDPTLGQSIRVTVIATGFARDAHNITNVIARSGGESESAASTQPDPQINIFDKDRQEAPVVPTFGSPVPVTPEPQPVKFDLETSPAPVGYVPPVVAAPSAPAPEPVLYQQQATAPAPTSPSAVTHHALPRPSLDARAEERRQRLQALSNGLTNDAIKDQLETPAYLRRQVKLENVVPSSEENISRFNLSDDNELLGDNRFLHDNVD; from the coding sequence ATGAATTTTACTTTCGATATTCCGGCCCAGTCTAAGTCCATCATCAAGGTGATTGGTGTGGGGGGAGGCGGCTCTAATGCCGTGAACCACATGTTCAGCCAGGGCATCAAAGACGTGGAGTTCGTCATCTGCAACACCGACAAGCAGGCTTTGGCTTCCTCTACGGTGCCCAACCGGCTGCAAATCGGGGCTGACCTGACCGAAGGGCTTGGCGCTGGTGCCAACCCGGAGCGGGGCAAGCAAGCTGCTATTGAAAGCCGGGAGCAAATCCGGGAACTGCTAAGCAATGGCACCAAAATGGTGTTTATTACAGCGGGTATGGGCGGCGGTACCGGTACCGGTGCGGCCCCGGTTATTGCCAAAGTAGCCAAGGAACTGGGTATCCTCACGGTTGGCATCGTAACGGCGCCCTTCATGTTCGAGGGGAAAAAGAAGCGCCAGCAGGCGGAGCACGGCATTAAGGAGCTGAGCGACAACTGTGATACGGTGCTGGTAATTCTCAACGACAAGCTTCGGGAGATCTACGGCAACCTGCCCATCCGCTCGGCTTTTGCCAAGGCGGATAACGTGCTGAGCACAGCAGCCAAATCCATTGCGGAAATCATTACCGTTACGGCCGATGTAAACGTGGACTTTGAAGACGTGAAAACCGTCATGAAGGACTCGGGTGCCGCCGTAATGGGTAGCAGCATTACCGAAGGGGAGAACCGCGCCAAGCGTTCGGCCGAAGAAGCCCTGGCCTCGCCGCTGCTTAACAACACCGATATTCACGGAGCCCAGAAAATTCTGCTCAGCATCATGTCCGGTGACCAGGCCGAGCTGGAAATGGATGAACTCACGGAAATCACGGAGTACATTCAGGATAAGGCTGGTCAGAACGCCGAAGTGATTTTCGGGCATGGCATTGATCCTACCCTGGGTCAGAGCATTCGGGTAACGGTTATTGCTACCGGCTTCGCCCGCGACGCGCACAACATTACCAACGTAATAGCACGTAGCGGTGGCGAGTCAGAATCAGCCGCTAGCACGCAGCCAGACCCACAAATCAACATCTTCGATAAAGATCGTCAAGAGGCGCCGGTAGTACCCACGTTTGGCTCGCCCGTGCCAGTTACTCCCGAGCCTCAGCCGGTAAAGTTTGACCTGGAAACCTCGCCGGCGCCCGTGGGCTACGTACCGCCGGTTGTGGCTGCTCCCTCGGCTCCGGCGCCTGAACCGGTGCTCTACCAGCAGCAGGCTACGGCGCCAGCTCCGACTTCTCCGTCAGCGGTAACGCACCATGCGCTACCGCGCCCTTCGCTGGATGCACGGGCTGAGGAGCGCCGTCAGCGCCTGCAGGCGCTCAGCAATGGGCTGACCAATGATGCCATTAAGGACCAGTTAGAAACGCCTGCCTACCTGCGTCGCCAGGTAAAGCTGGAGAACGTGGTGCCTTCGTCAGAGGAGAATATCAGCCGTTTTAACCTCTCGGACGATAATGAACTGCTGGGCGACAACCGCTTCCTGCACGACAACGTGGACTAA
- a CDS encoding acyltransferase family protein, producing MADPAAGTALSHSSKTYLPAFTGVRALAAYLVFLHHFNPFHDDPEWPRLHAWILEFHVGVPIFFVLSSFLITLRYGQQDLTKLGGWAQYMRRRLARIYPLYFLLTLATYYAFWRAQHFLPHHFFFSLTLTQAFFSDAKYAGIAQAWSLTVEESFYLAAPLAFWLLRRRVPLWVQPFALLALGCGLVLVLSPITNQLYGFFGSFRLMLLFSFFGRCFEFYAGMQLARWYQQGRLRRHHVPGLLTLVGSAVMIAAVSGMVWTKGGYTYGQEHAFGVALNNVALPGGIIIFFAGLLTERTWLQRLLSTQLFKVLGKSSYAFYLIHLGSVRDWLALHLTPHNGILFIGLNLLAIVLHYAVEEPLNRFFRPAPIVAPGR from the coding sequence GTGGCTGATCCTGCTGCTGGCACTGCTCTATCTCACTCCAGCAAAACGTATTTGCCTGCCTTCACAGGTGTACGGGCCCTGGCCGCGTACCTAGTGTTTCTGCATCACTTTAACCCCTTCCACGATGACCCTGAGTGGCCCCGGCTTCACGCCTGGATTCTGGAGTTTCACGTGGGAGTGCCGATATTTTTCGTCTTAAGTAGCTTTCTAATTACCCTGCGCTATGGCCAGCAGGACTTAACCAAGTTGGGAGGATGGGCCCAGTACATGCGCCGCCGTCTTGCACGCATTTATCCGCTGTACTTTTTGCTGACCCTGGCTACCTATTATGCCTTCTGGCGGGCGCAGCACTTCCTGCCACATCACTTTTTCTTTAGCCTCACGCTCACGCAAGCGTTTTTTTCCGATGCCAAGTACGCTGGCATTGCGCAAGCGTGGTCCCTGACCGTGGAGGAGAGCTTTTACCTAGCTGCTCCGCTTGCGTTTTGGCTGTTACGCCGACGCGTGCCGTTATGGGTGCAGCCGTTTGCATTGTTAGCCCTAGGTTGTGGCTTAGTGCTGGTGCTCAGCCCTATAACCAATCAGCTTTACGGCTTTTTTGGCTCATTTCGGCTGATGCTCCTCTTCTCCTTTTTTGGCAGATGTTTTGAGTTTTATGCCGGGATGCAGCTAGCGCGCTGGTACCAACAAGGACGCCTGCGCCGCCACCACGTACCGGGCTTGCTTACCCTAGTAGGTAGCGCCGTGATGATAGCCGCCGTCAGTGGCATGGTCTGGACCAAAGGAGGTTACACTTATGGGCAGGAACATGCCTTTGGGGTGGCACTCAATAATGTTGCCTTGCCGGGAGGTATTATAATTTTCTTTGCCGGACTGCTCACGGAACGCACGTGGCTGCAGCGCCTACTCTCCACCCAACTTTTCAAGGTGCTGGGAAAAAGCTCTTATGCTTTCTACCTCATTCATTTGGGCTCTGTGCGTGATTGGCTAGCTCTGCACCTCACCCCACACAATGGAATCTTGTTTATTGGGTTGAACCTGCTGGCTATTGTGCTACATTATGCAGTAGAAGAACCATTGAATCGTTTTTTCCGACCTGCGCCTATAGTTGCTCCAGGCCGTTGA